The sequence CCTGGCCGGGCGGCTGGCCGGCGTCGAGCCCGAGGCCGACCCGTACGCCGTACCGGACACCTCGCCACCGCCCGCCGAGCCGTTCGCCTCGCCCGGCGCTCCCGCACACCCCGCACAACCGCTCGCCACCGACCCCCATGCCCCTGTCACGGAAGGACCCGGAAGCAATGAAACTCACGCTTGAGGACCGCATCACCGGCTGCCTCGTCGGCGCCGCTGTCGGCGACGCCCTCGGCGGCCCGGTCGAGGGCTGGACGCCCGAGCAGATCACGGAGCGACACGGCGGCCGGGTACGGGGCATCGTCGGCCCGTTCTACGAGGAGTGGCGCACCGCGCGCCCGATCGCGCCGTACCACAAGGGCGACGGGCACGTCACGGACGACACCCTCATGACGCACGCCCTGGTGCGGGTCTACGCCAAGGTCCGCGACCACCTCGACGCGTACAGCGTGGCCGACCACCTCGTGCCCGACCTGATCGGCACGCCCCGGTGGATTCCCGAGCTGGAGGCGGAGGCGCTGCCGCTCCAGCGGATCTTCCTCGCCGAGAAGTGGATCGTGGCGCGGCTGCACTACGGCCACGTCGACCCGCGCGAGGCGGGCGTCGGCAACATCGTCAACTGCGGTGCCGCGATGTACATGGCGCCGGTCGGCGCGGTCAACGCCGGCAACCCCGCGGCCGCGTACGCCGAGGCGCTGGAGGTGGCCGCGCCGCACCAGTCGTCGTACGGGCGGGAGGCCGCCGGGGTGTTCGCCGCCGCGGTCGCCGCGGCGTTCGCGCCGGACGCCACCGCCGCCTCCGTGGTCGAGGCGGCGCTCGCCCTCGCCAAGGACGGCACCCGCGCCGCGATAGAGGCGGTGTGCGAGCGCGCCACCGGCTTCGACGACTGGGAGGAGGCGCTGGCGCCGCTGCGCGAGGCGGTCGCGCCGTTCGACACGGTCGGCCCGCGCTACCGCGAGCCCTCGCTCGGCGCCCGCCGACCCTCCCGGCTGCACGCGATCGAGGAACTGCCGGTCGCGCTCGGCATGTTGCTGATCGCGGGCGGGGCGTACGAACCGGCCGTGCTCGGCTCGGTCAACTACGGCCGCGACTGCGACTCCATCGCGACGATGAGCGGCGCGATCGCCGGGGCGCTCGGCGGCACCGGTGCGGTGCCCGCCGGGTGGAGCGACGAGGTGGCCCGCGCCAGCCGGCTCGACCTGCACACCCCCGCGGCCGACCTGTCCGCCGTCGCCCGCGAGGTCTTCGCCCGCGACACCGACCGCCGCCGCGCCCACGAAGCCGCGTTCACGGCGCTGGCGGAGGTCCGATGAGCCCGCACCCCGCGGAGTACCCGCCCCCGTCGCCGACCGGGCCGGGCACGGCCGACGGTGACGGCGGGCGCGGGGCCGGGTCCGATCCGGCGCTCGGGGAGCCGTTGCGGCTGACCTGGGTGCAGCCGGAGGACCTGGTGGGGCACGAACTGCG comes from Streptomyces sp. NBC_00448 and encodes:
- a CDS encoding ADP-ribosylglycohydrolase family protein translates to MKLTLEDRITGCLVGAAVGDALGGPVEGWTPEQITERHGGRVRGIVGPFYEEWRTARPIAPYHKGDGHVTDDTLMTHALVRVYAKVRDHLDAYSVADHLVPDLIGTPRWIPELEAEALPLQRIFLAEKWIVARLHYGHVDPREAGVGNIVNCGAAMYMAPVGAVNAGNPAAAYAEALEVAAPHQSSYGREAAGVFAAAVAAAFAPDATAASVVEAALALAKDGTRAAIEAVCERATGFDDWEEALAPLREAVAPFDTVGPRYREPSLGARRPSRLHAIEELPVALGMLLIAGGAYEPAVLGSVNYGRDCDSIATMSGAIAGALGGTGAVPAGWSDEVARASRLDLHTPAADLSAVAREVFARDTDRRRAHEAAFTALAEVR